One genomic window of Ziziphus jujuba cultivar Dongzao chromosome 4, ASM3175591v1 includes the following:
- the LOC107415592 gene encoding hypersensitive-induced response protein 2, with product MGQSLGCITVEQSNVAVREHFGKFNDVLEPGCHCLPWCLGYQLSGQLSVRVQQLDVRCETKTKDNVFVNVVASIQYRALPEKAADAFYKLSNAKAQIQAYVFDVIRASVPKLELDAVFEQKSDIAKAVEEELEKAMSAYGFEIVQTLIVDIEPDVRVKRAMNEINAAARQRQAANEKAEADKILQIKRAEGEAESKYLSGLGVARQRQAIVDGLRDSVLAFSENVPGTTARDIMDMVLVTQYFDTMKEIGASSKSSSVFIPHGPGAVRDIASQIRDGLLQADTALN from the exons ATGGGACAATCACTGGGTTGCATTACAGTAGAGCAGTCAAACGTAGCTGTGAGGGAacattttgggaaatttaacgATGTTCTTGAGCCAGGATGTCACTGTTTGCCTTGGTGTCTTGGATACCAGTTGTCTGGTCAACTTTCAGTCCGTGTGCAACAACTCGATGTTCGTTGCGAAACTAAGACTAAG GATAATGTGTTTGTGAATGTTGTGGCATCTATTCAATATCGTGCTTTGCCAGAGAAGGCAGCAGATGCTTTCTATAAGCTCTCCAATGCCAAAGCGCAGATCCAGGCCTATGTTTTTGATG TTATCAGAGCTAGTGTAccaaaattggagttggatgcTGTCTTTGAGCAGAAGAGTGACATAGCAAAAGCTGTTGAGGAGGAGCTAGAGAAG GCAATGTCTGCTTATGGCTTTGAAATAGTTCAGACCCTCATAGTGGATATAGAGCCTGATGTTCGTGTTAAGAGAGCGATGAACGAGATAAATGcag CTGCGAGACAGAGGCAGGCAGCAAACGAAAAGGCTGAAGCAGACAAAATATTGCAAATAAAGCGAGCTGAAGGAGAGGCAGAGTCCAAATACCTGTCCGGGCTTGGTGTAGCTCGCCAGCGCCAGGCCATTGTTGATGGGTTGAGGGACAGTGTGCTTGCCTTCTCCGAGAATGTTCCAGGAACAACGGCCAGAGATATTATGGATATGGTGTTGGTCACTCAATATTTTGACACTATGAAGGAGATTGGGGCATCCTCAAAGTCATCATCTGTTTTCATCCCACATGGACCAGGTGCTGTGAGAGATATCGCTTCACAGATTAGGGATGGTCTCCTTCAAGCCGATACTGCTTTAAATTAG
- the LOC107415590 gene encoding serine/threonine-protein kinase PBL34 translates to MGLGPNAMKVETWDVSKSGRKKNDEAVEETGCWVKFAFMGCMPSRSKVDNSMSGTTTSCLESKYTSERSADEQVAQVGSSTTTSNGESTVSTPYFSEELKISSQLRKFTFNDLKLATRNFRPDSLLGEGGFGCVFKGWIEENGTGPVKPGTGLTVAVKTLNHDGIQGHKEWLAEINFLGDLTHPNLVKLIGFCIEEDQRLLVYEFMPRGSLENHLFRRSLPLPWSIRMKIALGAAKGLAFLHEEVQRPVIYRDFKTSNILLDADYNAKLSDFGLAKDGPEGDKTHVSTRVMGTYGYAAPEYVMTGHLTSKNDVYGFGVVLLEMLTGRRSMDKNRPNGEHNLVEWARPLLGDKRRFYRLIDPRLEGHFSIKGAQKAVQLAAHCLSRDPKARPVMSEIVEALKPLPNLKDMASSSYYFQSMQAARSRAISNAKNGVRTQATFTSRNGPPARSLSSQNGAQASPYHHPSPTSKQNRKAKE, encoded by the exons ATGGGTTTGGGGCCTAATGCTATGAAGGTTGAGACTTGGGATGTCAGCAAATCGGGGAGGAAGAAGAATGATGAAGCAGTGGAAGAAACTGGGTGTTGGGTTAAGTTTGCTTTTATGGGCTGCATGCCTTCAAGATCAAAAGTTGATAACTCCATGAGTGGGACTACCACTTCTTGTT TGGAAAGTAAATATACAAGTGAGAGAAGTGCAGACGAACAAGTTGCTCAAGTTGGGTCATCAACAACCACTAGTAATGGCGAAAGTACTGTATCCACACCTTATTTTAGTGAGGAGCTGAAGATTTCTTCACAGCTCCGAAAATTCACATTTAATGACCTTAAGTTAGCAACTAGGAATTTCAGACCTGATAGTCTTCTTGGAGAGGGAGGATTTGGTTGTGTTTTCAAAGGGTGGATTGAGGAGAATGGAACTGGTCCTGTGAAACCTGGTACTGGACTTACGGTTGCTGTCAAGACCCTTAACCATGATGGAATTCAGGGTCATAAAGAATGGCTT GCTGAAATTAATTTTCTAGGTGACCTCACTCATCCAAATTTGGTTAAACTTATTGGTTTCTGCATTGAGGAGGATCAAAGATTATTAGTCTATGAGTTCATGCCTCGGGGAAGTTTGGAGAACCACCTCTTCAGAA GGTCCCTGCCTCTTCCTTGGTCTATCAGAATGAAAATTGCTCTTGGTGCTGCAAAGGGCCTTGCCTTTCTTCATGAAGAAGTTCAAAGGCCAGTCATATATCGTGATTTTAAAAcatctaatattttattagatgcG GATTATAATGCCAAACTCTCGGATTTTGGACTTGCCAAAGATGGACCTGAGGGAGATAAAACTCATGTATCTACACGAGTTATGGGAACCTATGGTTATGCAGCTCCCGAGTATGTAATGACTG gacACCTGACATCAAAAAACGACGTCTATGGTTTTGGCGTAGTTCTGCTTGAAATGCTAACGGGTCGGAGGTCTATGGATAAAAATAGACCAAATGGGGAGCACAACCTTGTAGAATGGGCAAGGCCACTTCTTGGAGACAAGAGAAGATTCTATCGGCTAATAGACCCTCGTCTTGAAGGTCATTTCTCAATCAAAGGTGCACAAAAAGCTGTCCAGCTAGCTGCTCACTGCCTTAGCCGTGACCCAAAAGCTAGACCCGTAATGAGTGAAATTGTTGAAGCCCTGAAGCCTTTGCCAAACCTAAAGGACATGGCCAGCTCTTCCTATTACTTCCAATCCATGCAAGCCGCTCGCTCCAGGGCCATCTCAAATGCCAAGAATGGTGTTAGAACACAGGCAACATTTACATCAAGAAATGGACCACCAGCAAGGAGCTTGTCCAGCCAAAATGGTGCCCAAGCTTCTCCATACCACCATCCAAGCCCAAcatcaaaacaaaacagaaaagcAAAAGAATGA
- the LOC107415545 gene encoding protein CLP1 homolog isoform X2, with product MAYGGSAAGAPVAMAGVSTSAASTIRQVKLERESELRIEVANDTPLKLRLVTGTAEIFGTELPPEIWLTFPPRLKFAVFTWYGATIELDGTTETDYTADETPMISYVNVHAVLEGRRNRAKASSSEGPRVIVVGPTDSGKSTLSRMLLSWAAKQGWKPTFVDLDIGQGSITIPGCIAATPIEMPIDPVEGIPLEIPLVYFYGHTTPSNNVDLYKVLVKELSQMLERQFAGNAESRAAGMVINTMGWIEGVGYEEKLWSMLKDVLRNKQPNVDVVKLQRSGGVVSRNAKFRQKARSHRIREYFYGLANDLSPHSNIANFSDLSVYRIGGGPQAPRSALPIGAEPAADPTRLVHVNINRDLLHLVLAVSFAKEPEQIISSNVAGFIYVTDIDIQRKKITYLAPSAGELPSKFLIVGTLTWLET from the exons ATGGCATACGGCGGTTCGGCTGCTGGAGCTCCAGTAGCAATGGCGGGGGTTTCGACATCGGCAGCATCGACGATTAGGCAGGTGAAAttggagagagagagcgagCTTCGAATCGAAGTAGCCAACGACACGCCTCTCAAGCTACGCCTCGTTACTGGTACGGCTGAGATTTTCGGCACCGAGCTCCCTCCTGAAATTTGGTTAACCTTCCCTCCGAGGCTCAAGTTCGCT GTTTTTACTTGGTATGGAGCTACAATCGAATTGGATGGCACTACCGAAACGGACTACACTGCAGATGAG ACGCCCATGATTAGCTACGTCAATGTGCACGCCGTACTGGAAGGTAGGAGAAACCGTGCAAAAGCTTCATCCTCTGAG GGTCCTAGGGTGATTGTTGTGGGACCTACAGATTCTGGAAAGAGTACCTTGTCAAGAATGCTTCTTAGCTGGGCAGCTAAACAGGGTTGGAAACCTACTTTTGTGGACTTGGATATTGGGCAAGGATCAATAACAATTCCGGGATGCATTGCAGCTACCCCTATTGAAATGCCTATTGATCCTGTGGAAGGAATTCCTCTAGAGATTCCCCTCGTTTACTTTTATGGGCACACAACTCCTAG TAACAATGTAGATCTCTATAAAGTGCTTGTAAAGGAGCTTTCACAAATGTTAGAGAGACAATTTGCTGGTAATGCTGAATCTCGAGCTGCAGGCATGGTTATCAACACAATGGGATGGATAGAAGGTGTAGGCTATGAG GAAAAGCTTTGGAGCATGCTCAAAGATGTTCTGAGGAACAAGCAGCCAAACGTGGACGTTGTGAAACTTCAAAGGTCAGGTGGTGTTGTATCCAGGAATGCCAAATTCAGACAGAAGGCCAGGAGTCATAGGATAAGG GAATATTTTTACGGCCTTGCAAATGATCTCTCCCCACATTCTAATATCGCAAATTTCAGTGATTTATCTGTCTATCGAATTGGTGGCGGGCCACAGGCACCACGTTCAGCACTGCCAATTGGCGCAGAGCCTGCGGCAGACCCTACAAGATTAGTGCATGTGAATATTAACCGGGATTTGCTCCATTTAGTCCTTGCTGTTTCATTTGCTAAAGAACCTGAGCAAATTATTTCAAG TAACGTAGCTGGGTTTATATATGTCACAGACATTGACATTCAGAG GAAGAAAATAACTTATCTTGCACCATCCGCCGGTGAACTTCCCAGCAAATTTTTGATCGTGGGGACTTTGACATGGCTCGAAACATGA
- the LOC107415545 gene encoding protein CLP1 homolog isoform X1 produces MAYGGSAAGAPVAMAGVSTSAASTIRQVKLERESELRIEVANDTPLKLRLVTGTAEIFGTELPPEIWLTFPPRLKFAVFTWYGATIELDGTTETDYTADETPMISYVNVHAVLEGRRNRAKASSSEGPRVIVVGPTDSGKSTLSRMLLSWAAKQGWKPTFVDLDIGQGSITIPGCIAATPIEMPIDPVEGIPLEIPLVYFYGHTTPSNNVDLYKVLVKELSQMLERQFAGNAESRAAGMVINTMGWIEGVGYELLLHAIDTFNANVVLVLGQEKLWSMLKDVLRNKQPNVDVVKLQRSGGVVSRNAKFRQKARSHRIREYFYGLANDLSPHSNIANFSDLSVYRIGGGPQAPRSALPIGAEPAADPTRLVHVNINRDLLHLVLAVSFAKEPEQIISSNVAGFIYVTDIDIQRKKITYLAPSAGELPSKFLIVGTLTWLET; encoded by the exons ATGGCATACGGCGGTTCGGCTGCTGGAGCTCCAGTAGCAATGGCGGGGGTTTCGACATCGGCAGCATCGACGATTAGGCAGGTGAAAttggagagagagagcgagCTTCGAATCGAAGTAGCCAACGACACGCCTCTCAAGCTACGCCTCGTTACTGGTACGGCTGAGATTTTCGGCACCGAGCTCCCTCCTGAAATTTGGTTAACCTTCCCTCCGAGGCTCAAGTTCGCT GTTTTTACTTGGTATGGAGCTACAATCGAATTGGATGGCACTACCGAAACGGACTACACTGCAGATGAG ACGCCCATGATTAGCTACGTCAATGTGCACGCCGTACTGGAAGGTAGGAGAAACCGTGCAAAAGCTTCATCCTCTGAG GGTCCTAGGGTGATTGTTGTGGGACCTACAGATTCTGGAAAGAGTACCTTGTCAAGAATGCTTCTTAGCTGGGCAGCTAAACAGGGTTGGAAACCTACTTTTGTGGACTTGGATATTGGGCAAGGATCAATAACAATTCCGGGATGCATTGCAGCTACCCCTATTGAAATGCCTATTGATCCTGTGGAAGGAATTCCTCTAGAGATTCCCCTCGTTTACTTTTATGGGCACACAACTCCTAG TAACAATGTAGATCTCTATAAAGTGCTTGTAAAGGAGCTTTCACAAATGTTAGAGAGACAATTTGCTGGTAATGCTGAATCTCGAGCTGCAGGCATGGTTATCAACACAATGGGATGGATAGAAGGTGTAGGCTATGAG TTGCTTCTTCATGCAATTGATACATTCAATGCCAATGTTGTCTTGGTTTTGGGTCAG GAAAAGCTTTGGAGCATGCTCAAAGATGTTCTGAGGAACAAGCAGCCAAACGTGGACGTTGTGAAACTTCAAAGGTCAGGTGGTGTTGTATCCAGGAATGCCAAATTCAGACAGAAGGCCAGGAGTCATAGGATAAGG GAATATTTTTACGGCCTTGCAAATGATCTCTCCCCACATTCTAATATCGCAAATTTCAGTGATTTATCTGTCTATCGAATTGGTGGCGGGCCACAGGCACCACGTTCAGCACTGCCAATTGGCGCAGAGCCTGCGGCAGACCCTACAAGATTAGTGCATGTGAATATTAACCGGGATTTGCTCCATTTAGTCCTTGCTGTTTCATTTGCTAAAGAACCTGAGCAAATTATTTCAAG TAACGTAGCTGGGTTTATATATGTCACAGACATTGACATTCAGAG GAAGAAAATAACTTATCTTGCACCATCCGCCGGTGAACTTCCCAGCAAATTTTTGATCGTGGGGACTTTGACATGGCTCGAAACATGA
- the LOC107415552 gene encoding uncharacterized protein LOC107415552 isoform X1 — translation MLRRIVPQASSIARRSSSAYFSLNQRPSSSLALLFKCPFSSSSQIPNTSFIGHTDDNADQSNSPEATATISIDRSGLYNPPEHSHEPTSDSELVKHLKGIIKFRGGPISIAEYMEEVLTNPKAGFYINRDVFGAEGDFITSPEVSQMFGEMIGVWAMCLWEQMGQPNRVNLVELGPGRGTLMMDLLRGASKFKNFTESLHLHLVECSPTLQKLQHQNLKCVDEDHMADNVGKRTISTLAGTPVSWHSALEQVPSGLPTIIIAHEFYDALPVHQFQRVSHGWCEKMVDLEEDSSTFRFVLSPQPTPAILYLMKRCKWAATEEIAKLDQIEVCPKAMELTQTIAKRISSDGGGALIIDYGLNKVVSDSLQAIRKHKFVHILDNPGSADLSAYVDFASIRRSAEEVSGEVSVHGPMTQSQFLGSLGINFRVEALLQNCTEEQAESLRTGYWRLVGEGEAPFWEGPEEEVPIGMGTRYMAMSIVNKKQGTPVPFQ, via the exons ATGCTGAGACGAATAGTGCCACAAGCTTCTTCCATTGCTCGTCGTAGTTCCAGTGCCTACTTCTCTCTTAACCAACGGCCATCATCTTCTCTTGCTTTGCTTTTCAAatgtcctttttcttcttcgtcCCAAATCCCAAACACTTCTTTTATCGGACACACGGATGACAACGCTGATCAATCCAACTCTCCTGAAGCCACAGCTACAATCTCCATCGACCGCTCCGGCCTATACAATCCACCTG AGCATTCTCATGAACCTACATCAGATTCTGAGCTTGTCAAACACCTCAAAGGAATTATCAAG TTCCGAGGGGGGCCGATCTCAATTGCTGAGTATATGGAGGAAGTTTTGACAAATCCTAAAGCTGGGTTCTATATTAATCGAGATGTGTTTGGAGCAGAAGGCGATTTTATTACCTCCCCGGAAGTAAGCCAGATGTTTGGAGAG ATGATTGGTGTTTGGGCAATGTGCCTGTGGGAGCAAATGGGGCAACCCAATAGAGTTAACCTAGTTGAGCTAGGTCCAGGACGAGGGACTCTTATGATGGATCTTCTTCGT GGTGCATCGAAGTTCAAGAACTTCACTGAATCATTGCATTTACACCTGGTAGAGTGTAGTCCCACTTTGCAGAAGCTTCAGCACCAGAACTTGAAATGTGTAGATGAAGATCATATGGCTGACAATGTTGGTAAAAGGACTATTAGCACATTGGCTGGAACCCCTGTATCATGGCATTCTGCTTTGGAGCAGGTTCCTTCAGGAT TACCAACAATCATCATTGCGCATGAATTTTATGATGCTCTGCCAGTTCATCAATTTCAG AGAGTTTCTCATGGCTGGTGTGAGAAAATGGTTGATCTTGAAGAAGATTCTTCAAC GTTTCGTTTTGTTCTATCTCCACAGCCTACACCTGCAATTCTCTATCTGATGAAACGCTGCAAATGGGCTGCAACTGAAGAAATTGCAAAGCTTGATCAGATTGAGGTTTGCCCCAAAGCAATGGAGTTGACTCAAACTATTGCTAAGAGAATCAGTTCTGATGGAGGTGGCGCTCTTATAATTGATTATGGCCTGAATAAAGTAGTCTCAGATAGTCTACAG GCAATTCGGAAACATAAATTTGTGCACATTCTAGACAATCCAGGATCTGCTGATCTCAGTGCATATGTTGATTTTGCCTCCATCCGTCGCTCGGCAGAGGAAGTTTCAG GGGAGGTGTCTGTGCATGGACCAATGACTCAGTCCCAGTTTCTTGGGTCTCTTGGGATAAATTTCCGAGTGGAAGCATTACTACAGAACTGCACTGAGGAACAGGCAGAGTCTCTGAGGACCGGATACTGGCGTTTGGTGGGCGAAGGTGAAGCTCCCTTCTGGGAGGGTCCTGAGGAGGAAGTACCCATTGGAATGGGTACACGGTATATGGCCATGTCCATCGTCAATAAGAAGCAAGGCACTCCTGTTCCATTTCAATGA
- the LOC107415552 gene encoding uncharacterized protein LOC107415552 isoform X2 translates to MTTLINPTLLKPQLQSPSTAPAYTIHLFRGGPISIAEYMEEVLTNPKAGFYINRDVFGAEGDFITSPEVSQMFGEMIGVWAMCLWEQMGQPNRVNLVELGPGRGTLMMDLLRGASKFKNFTESLHLHLVECSPTLQKLQHQNLKCVDEDHMADNVGKRTISTLAGTPVSWHSALEQVPSGLPTIIIAHEFYDALPVHQFQRVSHGWCEKMVDLEEDSSTFRFVLSPQPTPAILYLMKRCKWAATEEIAKLDQIEVCPKAMELTQTIAKRISSDGGGALIIDYGLNKVVSDSLQAIRKHKFVHILDNPGSADLSAYVDFASIRRSAEEVSGEVSVHGPMTQSQFLGSLGINFRVEALLQNCTEEQAESLRTGYWRLVGEGEAPFWEGPEEEVPIGMGTRYMAMSIVNKKQGTPVPFQ, encoded by the exons ATGACAACGCTGATCAATCCAACTCTCCTGAAGCCACAGCTACAATCTCCATCGACCGCTCCGGCCTATACAATCCACCTG TTCCGAGGGGGGCCGATCTCAATTGCTGAGTATATGGAGGAAGTTTTGACAAATCCTAAAGCTGGGTTCTATATTAATCGAGATGTGTTTGGAGCAGAAGGCGATTTTATTACCTCCCCGGAAGTAAGCCAGATGTTTGGAGAG ATGATTGGTGTTTGGGCAATGTGCCTGTGGGAGCAAATGGGGCAACCCAATAGAGTTAACCTAGTTGAGCTAGGTCCAGGACGAGGGACTCTTATGATGGATCTTCTTCGT GGTGCATCGAAGTTCAAGAACTTCACTGAATCATTGCATTTACACCTGGTAGAGTGTAGTCCCACTTTGCAGAAGCTTCAGCACCAGAACTTGAAATGTGTAGATGAAGATCATATGGCTGACAATGTTGGTAAAAGGACTATTAGCACATTGGCTGGAACCCCTGTATCATGGCATTCTGCTTTGGAGCAGGTTCCTTCAGGAT TACCAACAATCATCATTGCGCATGAATTTTATGATGCTCTGCCAGTTCATCAATTTCAG AGAGTTTCTCATGGCTGGTGTGAGAAAATGGTTGATCTTGAAGAAGATTCTTCAAC GTTTCGTTTTGTTCTATCTCCACAGCCTACACCTGCAATTCTCTATCTGATGAAACGCTGCAAATGGGCTGCAACTGAAGAAATTGCAAAGCTTGATCAGATTGAGGTTTGCCCCAAAGCAATGGAGTTGACTCAAACTATTGCTAAGAGAATCAGTTCTGATGGAGGTGGCGCTCTTATAATTGATTATGGCCTGAATAAAGTAGTCTCAGATAGTCTACAG GCAATTCGGAAACATAAATTTGTGCACATTCTAGACAATCCAGGATCTGCTGATCTCAGTGCATATGTTGATTTTGCCTCCATCCGTCGCTCGGCAGAGGAAGTTTCAG GGGAGGTGTCTGTGCATGGACCAATGACTCAGTCCCAGTTTCTTGGGTCTCTTGGGATAAATTTCCGAGTGGAAGCATTACTACAGAACTGCACTGAGGAACAGGCAGAGTCTCTGAGGACCGGATACTGGCGTTTGGTGGGCGAAGGTGAAGCTCCCTTCTGGGAGGGTCCTGAGGAGGAAGTACCCATTGGAATGGGTACACGGTATATGGCCATGTCCATCGTCAATAAGAAGCAAGGCACTCCTGTTCCATTTCAATGA
- the LOC107415552 gene encoding uncharacterized protein LOC107415552 isoform X3, whose protein sequence is MFRGGPISIAEYMEEVLTNPKAGFYINRDVFGAEGDFITSPEVSQMFGEMIGVWAMCLWEQMGQPNRVNLVELGPGRGTLMMDLLRGASKFKNFTESLHLHLVECSPTLQKLQHQNLKCVDEDHMADNVGKRTISTLAGTPVSWHSALEQVPSGLPTIIIAHEFYDALPVHQFQRVSHGWCEKMVDLEEDSSTFRFVLSPQPTPAILYLMKRCKWAATEEIAKLDQIEVCPKAMELTQTIAKRISSDGGGALIIDYGLNKVVSDSLQAIRKHKFVHILDNPGSADLSAYVDFASIRRSAEEVSGEVSVHGPMTQSQFLGSLGINFRVEALLQNCTEEQAESLRTGYWRLVGEGEAPFWEGPEEEVPIGMGTRYMAMSIVNKKQGTPVPFQ, encoded by the exons atg TTCCGAGGGGGGCCGATCTCAATTGCTGAGTATATGGAGGAAGTTTTGACAAATCCTAAAGCTGGGTTCTATATTAATCGAGATGTGTTTGGAGCAGAAGGCGATTTTATTACCTCCCCGGAAGTAAGCCAGATGTTTGGAGAG ATGATTGGTGTTTGGGCAATGTGCCTGTGGGAGCAAATGGGGCAACCCAATAGAGTTAACCTAGTTGAGCTAGGTCCAGGACGAGGGACTCTTATGATGGATCTTCTTCGT GGTGCATCGAAGTTCAAGAACTTCACTGAATCATTGCATTTACACCTGGTAGAGTGTAGTCCCACTTTGCAGAAGCTTCAGCACCAGAACTTGAAATGTGTAGATGAAGATCATATGGCTGACAATGTTGGTAAAAGGACTATTAGCACATTGGCTGGAACCCCTGTATCATGGCATTCTGCTTTGGAGCAGGTTCCTTCAGGAT TACCAACAATCATCATTGCGCATGAATTTTATGATGCTCTGCCAGTTCATCAATTTCAG AGAGTTTCTCATGGCTGGTGTGAGAAAATGGTTGATCTTGAAGAAGATTCTTCAAC GTTTCGTTTTGTTCTATCTCCACAGCCTACACCTGCAATTCTCTATCTGATGAAACGCTGCAAATGGGCTGCAACTGAAGAAATTGCAAAGCTTGATCAGATTGAGGTTTGCCCCAAAGCAATGGAGTTGACTCAAACTATTGCTAAGAGAATCAGTTCTGATGGAGGTGGCGCTCTTATAATTGATTATGGCCTGAATAAAGTAGTCTCAGATAGTCTACAG GCAATTCGGAAACATAAATTTGTGCACATTCTAGACAATCCAGGATCTGCTGATCTCAGTGCATATGTTGATTTTGCCTCCATCCGTCGCTCGGCAGAGGAAGTTTCAG GGGAGGTGTCTGTGCATGGACCAATGACTCAGTCCCAGTTTCTTGGGTCTCTTGGGATAAATTTCCGAGTGGAAGCATTACTACAGAACTGCACTGAGGAACAGGCAGAGTCTCTGAGGACCGGATACTGGCGTTTGGTGGGCGAAGGTGAAGCTCCCTTCTGGGAGGGTCCTGAGGAGGAAGTACCCATTGGAATGGGTACACGGTATATGGCCATGTCCATCGTCAATAAGAAGCAAGGCACTCCTGTTCCATTTCAATGA
- the LOC107409681 gene encoding thioredoxin H2, with amino-acid sequence MGGILSSLLGGPAAAEAASSSEPSQVRSFHSSERWQLHFNEVKESNKLVVIDFSATWCGPCKLMEPIFNALSSKFTDVDFVKIDVDELSKVAQEFGVQAMPTFVLVKKGKEVDRLIGAKKEELEKKIEKHRPTA; translated from the exons atgggaGGAATACTGTCAAGCCTGCTTGGAGGACCAGCGGCAGCCGAAGCAGCGTCGTCGTCGGAGCCGTCGCAAGTGCGGTCGTTCCACTCGTCGGAGAGGTGGCAGCTACACTTCAATGAAGTCAAAGAATCCAACAAACtg GTGGTGATCGATTTCTCAGCGACATGGTGTGGACCCTGCAAGCTAATGGAGCCGATCTTCAACGCCTTGTCTTCCAAGTTCACCGACGTTGACTTCGTTAAGATTGATGTCGACGAGTTATCC aaagtagcaCAGGAATTTGGGGTTCAGGCGATGCCGACGTTCGTGCTGGTGAAGAAAGGGAAAGAAGTGGATAGGCTGATTGGAGCCAAGAAAGAAGAGCTCGAAAAGAAGATTGAGAAACACCGTCCCACTGCTTGA